The following proteins are co-located in the Solanum pennellii chromosome 1, SPENNV200 genome:
- the LOC107008085 gene encoding protein DA1-related 6-like isoform X10 translates to MPFEVWGRVLCSIIFFPFNSGFDLEKCLQMDSCLKDQFSEDEDEDVVRAIGLSLQESKGKDIYIGSKSARVISNVAFSSHLFKLNCCPNLECHQNDEVEILAEVLEESTLSSADLSTSTEGSELKWWKLFKEFNPSVHTSKGTSWWRKSSKRCNTLLCDVCEEQISSEWLRCTYWGQTVCKKHISDGTPCCCACSRFKIGDIKYITLSDGRQLCPDCHYTAVMDPEDCKPLLDEVHRFFKGLNMKIRYYIPILLVDLEEIIRIHKKSILGSTIYEKFELKAVNYVSKSIQRGENVEVVKEVEQLPPGRKVRAVLLLYGFPKCCCPYSTISGLIFLTWMEVGHWINFGS, encoded by the exons ATGCCGTTTGAAGTTTGGGGTCGTGTGCTCTG cagtataattttttttcctttcaactCGGGATTTGATCTTGAAAAATGTCTGCAAATGGATTCTTGCTTGAAG GATCAATTCTCAGAAGACGAGGATGAGGACGTGGTTCGTGCTATTGGACTATCTCTTCAAGAATCAAAGGGAAAAGACATATATATAGGTAGTAAGTCAGCAAGGGTCATTAGTAATGTTGCCTTCTCATCTCACCTTTTTAAGCTCAATTGTTGTCCTA ATTTGGAGTGTCATCAGAACGATGAAGTGGAAATACTTGCAGAAGTGCTGGAAGAAAGCACATTATCTTCTGCAGATTTGAG CACCAGCACTGAAGGCAGCGAACTGAAATGGTGGAAACTATTCAAGGAGTTCAATCCATCTGtccatacatcaaa GGGCACTTCTTGGTGGAGAAAGAGTAGCAAGCGGTGCAACACTCTTCTTTGTGATGTTTGTGAGGAACAA ATTAGCTCGGAGTGGTTAAGGTGTACCTACTGGGGCCAGACTGTCTGTAAAAAGCATATATCAGATGGAACTCCCTGCTGCTGTGCCTGTTCTAGATTTAAG ATAGGAGACATCAAGTATATCACTCTGAGTGATGGTCGACAACTTTGCCCTGATTGTCATTATACAGCAGTGATGGATCCTGAAGACTGTAAGCCCCTTCTTGATGAAGTTCACAGATTTTTCAAAGGATTAAACATGAAAATCAGATATTACATTCCAATTCTGCTAGTTGACCTAGAAGAGATAATCAGAATCCATAAAAAG AGCATACTTGGCTCGACGATTTATGAGAAATTTGAACTGAAAGCCGTAAATTAT GTTTCAAAATCAATACAAAGGGGTGAAAATGTTGAAGTGGTGAAAGAAGTAGAACAACTGCCTCCAGGACGCAAAGTGAGAGCAGTGCTGCTTTTATACGGCTTTCCAAA ATGTTGCTGTCCATATTCTACCATTAGTGGTCTGATTTTCTTGACTTGGATGGAA GTTGGCCATTGGATCAACTTTGGCTCATGA
- the LOC107008085 gene encoding protein DA1-like isoform X2 produces the protein MPFEVWGRVLCIIFFPFNSGFDLEKCLQMDSCLKDQFSEDEDEDVVRAIGLSLQESKGKDIYIGSKSARVISNVAFSSHLFKLNCCPNLECHQNDEVEILAEVLEESTLSSADLSTSTEGSELKWWKLFKEFNPSVHTSKGTSWWRKSSKRCNTLLCDVCEEQISSEWLRCTYWGQTVCKKHISDGTPCCCACSRFKIGDIKYITLSDGRQLCPDCHYTAVMDPEDCKPLLDEVHRFFKGLNMKIRYYIPILLVDLEEIIRIHKKSILGSTIYEKFELKAVNYVSKSIQRGENVEVVKEVEQLPPGRKVRAVLLLYGFPKLAIGSTLAHELMHAWMRVQGYRGLALNIAEGLSQVMAHKWLEWQSFTGHDYMKGTSEKAQFLRNLKEFMKDGIERRYSEAYGHGFREAKWAVERYGLRYTLKHIARKGKLPE, from the exons ATGCCGTTTGAAGTTTGGGGTCGTGTGCTCTG tataattttttttcctttcaactCGGGATTTGATCTTGAAAAATGTCTGCAAATGGATTCTTGCTTGAAG GATCAATTCTCAGAAGACGAGGATGAGGACGTGGTTCGTGCTATTGGACTATCTCTTCAAGAATCAAAGGGAAAAGACATATATATAGGTAGTAAGTCAGCAAGGGTCATTAGTAATGTTGCCTTCTCATCTCACCTTTTTAAGCTCAATTGTTGTCCTA ATTTGGAGTGTCATCAGAACGATGAAGTGGAAATACTTGCAGAAGTGCTGGAAGAAAGCACATTATCTTCTGCAGATTTGAG CACCAGCACTGAAGGCAGCGAACTGAAATGGTGGAAACTATTCAAGGAGTTCAATCCATCTGtccatacatcaaa GGGCACTTCTTGGTGGAGAAAGAGTAGCAAGCGGTGCAACACTCTTCTTTGTGATGTTTGTGAGGAACAA ATTAGCTCGGAGTGGTTAAGGTGTACCTACTGGGGCCAGACTGTCTGTAAAAAGCATATATCAGATGGAACTCCCTGCTGCTGTGCCTGTTCTAGATTTAAG ATAGGAGACATCAAGTATATCACTCTGAGTGATGGTCGACAACTTTGCCCTGATTGTCATTATACAGCAGTGATGGATCCTGAAGACTGTAAGCCCCTTCTTGATGAAGTTCACAGATTTTTCAAAGGATTAAACATGAAAATCAGATATTACATTCCAATTCTGCTAGTTGACCTAGAAGAGATAATCAGAATCCATAAAAAG AGCATACTTGGCTCGACGATTTATGAGAAATTTGAACTGAAAGCCGTAAATTAT GTTTCAAAATCAATACAAAGGGGTGAAAATGTTGAAGTGGTGAAAGAAGTAGAACAACTGCCTCCAGGACGCAAAGTGAGAGCAGTGCTGCTTTTATACGGCTTTCCAAA GTTGGCCATTGGATCAACTTTGGCTCATGAACTGATGCATGCTTGGATGCGCGTTCAAG GCTATAGAGGACTGGCCCTAAACATTGCAGAAGGTCTTTCTCAGGTTATGGCTCATAAGTGGCTAGAATGGCAATCTTTCACCGGCCATGACTACATGAAGGGTACAAGTGAAAAAGCTCAGTTCTTGAGAAATTTGAAAGAATTTATGAAAGATGGAATAGAGAGAAGATATTCTGAGGCATATGGTCATGGATTTAGAGAAGCAAAATGGGCAGTTGAACGTTATGGTTTAAGATACACACTCAAGCATATAGCTCGTAAGGGCAAGTTACCTGAATGA
- the LOC107008085 gene encoding protein DA1-like isoform X3 — protein MPFEVWGRVLCSIIFFPFNSGFDLEKCLQMDSCLKDQFSEDEDEDVVRAIGLSLQESKGKDIYIGSKSARVISNVAFSSHLFKLNCCPNLECHQNDEVEILAEVLEESTLSSADLSTSTEGSELKWWKLFKEFNPSVHTSKGTSWWRKSSKRCNTLLCDVCEEQISSEWLRCTYWGQTVCKKHISDGTPCCCACSRFKIGDIKYITLSDGRQLCPDCHYTAVMDPEDCKPLLDEVHRFFKGLNMKIRYYIPILLVDLEEIIRIHKKVCRTYANISKVSKSIQRGENVEVVKEVEQLPPGRKVRAVLLLYGFPKLAIGSTLAHELMHAWMRVQGYRGLALNIAEGLSQVMAHKWLEWQSFTGHDYMKGTSEKAQFLRNLKEFMKDGIERRYSEAYGHGFREAKWAVERYGLRYTLKHIARKGKLPE, from the exons ATGCCGTTTGAAGTTTGGGGTCGTGTGCTCTG cagtataattttttttcctttcaactCGGGATTTGATCTTGAAAAATGTCTGCAAATGGATTCTTGCTTGAAG GATCAATTCTCAGAAGACGAGGATGAGGACGTGGTTCGTGCTATTGGACTATCTCTTCAAGAATCAAAGGGAAAAGACATATATATAGGTAGTAAGTCAGCAAGGGTCATTAGTAATGTTGCCTTCTCATCTCACCTTTTTAAGCTCAATTGTTGTCCTA ATTTGGAGTGTCATCAGAACGATGAAGTGGAAATACTTGCAGAAGTGCTGGAAGAAAGCACATTATCTTCTGCAGATTTGAG CACCAGCACTGAAGGCAGCGAACTGAAATGGTGGAAACTATTCAAGGAGTTCAATCCATCTGtccatacatcaaa GGGCACTTCTTGGTGGAGAAAGAGTAGCAAGCGGTGCAACACTCTTCTTTGTGATGTTTGTGAGGAACAA ATTAGCTCGGAGTGGTTAAGGTGTACCTACTGGGGCCAGACTGTCTGTAAAAAGCATATATCAGATGGAACTCCCTGCTGCTGTGCCTGTTCTAGATTTAAG ATAGGAGACATCAAGTATATCACTCTGAGTGATGGTCGACAACTTTGCCCTGATTGTCATTATACAGCAGTGATGGATCCTGAAGACTGTAAGCCCCTTCTTGATGAAGTTCACAGATTTTTCAAAGGATTAAACATGAAAATCAGATATTACATTCCAATTCTGCTAGTTGACCTAGAAGAGATAATCAGAATCCATAAAAAGGTTTGTCGAACATATGCCAACATTAGCAag GTTTCAAAATCAATACAAAGGGGTGAAAATGTTGAAGTGGTGAAAGAAGTAGAACAACTGCCTCCAGGACGCAAAGTGAGAGCAGTGCTGCTTTTATACGGCTTTCCAAA GTTGGCCATTGGATCAACTTTGGCTCATGAACTGATGCATGCTTGGATGCGCGTTCAAG GCTATAGAGGACTGGCCCTAAACATTGCAGAAGGTCTTTCTCAGGTTATGGCTCATAAGTGGCTAGAATGGCAATCTTTCACCGGCCATGACTACATGAAGGGTACAAGTGAAAAAGCTCAGTTCTTGAGAAATTTGAAAGAATTTATGAAAGATGGAATAGAGAGAAGATATTCTGAGGCATATGGTCATGGATTTAGAGAAGCAAAATGGGCAGTTGAACGTTATGGTTTAAGATACACACTCAAGCATATAGCTCGTAAGGGCAAGTTACCTGAATGA
- the LOC107008085 gene encoding protein DA1-like isoform X1, with the protein MPFEVWGRVLCSIIFFPFNSGFDLEKCLQMDSCLKDQFSEDEDEDVVRAIGLSLQESKGKDIYIGSKSARVISNVAFSSHLFKLNCCPNLECHQNDEVEILAEVLEESTLSSADLSTSTEGSELKWWKLFKEFNPSVHTSKGTSWWRKSSKRCNTLLCDVCEEQISSEWLRCTYWGQTVCKKHISDGTPCCCACSRFKIGDIKYITLSDGRQLCPDCHYTAVMDPEDCKPLLDEVHRFFKGLNMKIRYYIPILLVDLEEIIRIHKKSILGSTIYEKFELKAVNYVSKSIQRGENVEVVKEVEQLPPGRKVRAVLLLYGFPKLAIGSTLAHELMHAWMRVQGYRGLALNIAEGLSQVMAHKWLEWQSFTGHDYMKGTSEKAQFLRNLKEFMKDGIERRYSEAYGHGFREAKWAVERYGLRYTLKHIARKGKLPE; encoded by the exons ATGCCGTTTGAAGTTTGGGGTCGTGTGCTCTG cagtataattttttttcctttcaactCGGGATTTGATCTTGAAAAATGTCTGCAAATGGATTCTTGCTTGAAG GATCAATTCTCAGAAGACGAGGATGAGGACGTGGTTCGTGCTATTGGACTATCTCTTCAAGAATCAAAGGGAAAAGACATATATATAGGTAGTAAGTCAGCAAGGGTCATTAGTAATGTTGCCTTCTCATCTCACCTTTTTAAGCTCAATTGTTGTCCTA ATTTGGAGTGTCATCAGAACGATGAAGTGGAAATACTTGCAGAAGTGCTGGAAGAAAGCACATTATCTTCTGCAGATTTGAG CACCAGCACTGAAGGCAGCGAACTGAAATGGTGGAAACTATTCAAGGAGTTCAATCCATCTGtccatacatcaaa GGGCACTTCTTGGTGGAGAAAGAGTAGCAAGCGGTGCAACACTCTTCTTTGTGATGTTTGTGAGGAACAA ATTAGCTCGGAGTGGTTAAGGTGTACCTACTGGGGCCAGACTGTCTGTAAAAAGCATATATCAGATGGAACTCCCTGCTGCTGTGCCTGTTCTAGATTTAAG ATAGGAGACATCAAGTATATCACTCTGAGTGATGGTCGACAACTTTGCCCTGATTGTCATTATACAGCAGTGATGGATCCTGAAGACTGTAAGCCCCTTCTTGATGAAGTTCACAGATTTTTCAAAGGATTAAACATGAAAATCAGATATTACATTCCAATTCTGCTAGTTGACCTAGAAGAGATAATCAGAATCCATAAAAAG AGCATACTTGGCTCGACGATTTATGAGAAATTTGAACTGAAAGCCGTAAATTAT GTTTCAAAATCAATACAAAGGGGTGAAAATGTTGAAGTGGTGAAAGAAGTAGAACAACTGCCTCCAGGACGCAAAGTGAGAGCAGTGCTGCTTTTATACGGCTTTCCAAA GTTGGCCATTGGATCAACTTTGGCTCATGAACTGATGCATGCTTGGATGCGCGTTCAAG GCTATAGAGGACTGGCCCTAAACATTGCAGAAGGTCTTTCTCAGGTTATGGCTCATAAGTGGCTAGAATGGCAATCTTTCACCGGCCATGACTACATGAAGGGTACAAGTGAAAAAGCTCAGTTCTTGAGAAATTTGAAAGAATTTATGAAAGATGGAATAGAGAGAAGATATTCTGAGGCATATGGTCATGGATTTAGAGAAGCAAAATGGGCAGTTGAACGTTATGGTTTAAGATACACACTCAAGCATATAGCTCGTAAGGGCAAGTTACCTGAATGA
- the LOC107008085 gene encoding protein DA1-like isoform X5: MPFEVWGRVLCSIIFFPFNSGFDLEKCLQMDSCLKDQFSEDEDEDVVRAIGLSLQESKGKDIYIGNLECHQNDEVEILAEVLEESTLSSADLSTSTEGSELKWWKLFKEFNPSVHTSKGTSWWRKSSKRCNTLLCDVCEEQISSEWLRCTYWGQTVCKKHISDGTPCCCACSRFKIGDIKYITLSDGRQLCPDCHYTAVMDPEDCKPLLDEVHRFFKGLNMKIRYYIPILLVDLEEIIRIHKKSILGSTIYEKFELKAVNYVSKSIQRGENVEVVKEVEQLPPGRKVRAVLLLYGFPKLAIGSTLAHELMHAWMRVQGYRGLALNIAEGLSQVMAHKWLEWQSFTGHDYMKGTSEKAQFLRNLKEFMKDGIERRYSEAYGHGFREAKWAVERYGLRYTLKHIARKGKLPE, translated from the exons ATGCCGTTTGAAGTTTGGGGTCGTGTGCTCTG cagtataattttttttcctttcaactCGGGATTTGATCTTGAAAAATGTCTGCAAATGGATTCTTGCTTGAAG GATCAATTCTCAGAAGACGAGGATGAGGACGTGGTTCGTGCTATTGGACTATCTCTTCAAGAATCAAAGGGAAAAGACATATATATAGGTA ATTTGGAGTGTCATCAGAACGATGAAGTGGAAATACTTGCAGAAGTGCTGGAAGAAAGCACATTATCTTCTGCAGATTTGAG CACCAGCACTGAAGGCAGCGAACTGAAATGGTGGAAACTATTCAAGGAGTTCAATCCATCTGtccatacatcaaa GGGCACTTCTTGGTGGAGAAAGAGTAGCAAGCGGTGCAACACTCTTCTTTGTGATGTTTGTGAGGAACAA ATTAGCTCGGAGTGGTTAAGGTGTACCTACTGGGGCCAGACTGTCTGTAAAAAGCATATATCAGATGGAACTCCCTGCTGCTGTGCCTGTTCTAGATTTAAG ATAGGAGACATCAAGTATATCACTCTGAGTGATGGTCGACAACTTTGCCCTGATTGTCATTATACAGCAGTGATGGATCCTGAAGACTGTAAGCCCCTTCTTGATGAAGTTCACAGATTTTTCAAAGGATTAAACATGAAAATCAGATATTACATTCCAATTCTGCTAGTTGACCTAGAAGAGATAATCAGAATCCATAAAAAG AGCATACTTGGCTCGACGATTTATGAGAAATTTGAACTGAAAGCCGTAAATTAT GTTTCAAAATCAATACAAAGGGGTGAAAATGTTGAAGTGGTGAAAGAAGTAGAACAACTGCCTCCAGGACGCAAAGTGAGAGCAGTGCTGCTTTTATACGGCTTTCCAAA GTTGGCCATTGGATCAACTTTGGCTCATGAACTGATGCATGCTTGGATGCGCGTTCAAG GCTATAGAGGACTGGCCCTAAACATTGCAGAAGGTCTTTCTCAGGTTATGGCTCATAAGTGGCTAGAATGGCAATCTTTCACCGGCCATGACTACATGAAGGGTACAAGTGAAAAAGCTCAGTTCTTGAGAAATTTGAAAGAATTTATGAAAGATGGAATAGAGAGAAGATATTCTGAGGCATATGGTCATGGATTTAGAGAAGCAAAATGGGCAGTTGAACGTTATGGTTTAAGATACACACTCAAGCATATAGCTCGTAAGGGCAAGTTACCTGAATGA
- the LOC107008085 gene encoding protein DA1-like isoform X6, with product MPFEVWGRVLCSIIFFPFNSGFDLEKCLQMDSCLKDQFSEDEDEDVVRAIGLSLQESKGKDIYIDLECHQNDEVEILAEVLEESTLSSADLSTSTEGSELKWWKLFKEFNPSVHTSKGTSWWRKSSKRCNTLLCDVCEEQISSEWLRCTYWGQTVCKKHISDGTPCCCACSRFKIGDIKYITLSDGRQLCPDCHYTAVMDPEDCKPLLDEVHRFFKGLNMKIRYYIPILLVDLEEIIRIHKKSILGSTIYEKFELKAVNYVSKSIQRGENVEVVKEVEQLPPGRKVRAVLLLYGFPKLAIGSTLAHELMHAWMRVQGYRGLALNIAEGLSQVMAHKWLEWQSFTGHDYMKGTSEKAQFLRNLKEFMKDGIERRYSEAYGHGFREAKWAVERYGLRYTLKHIARKGKLPE from the exons ATGCCGTTTGAAGTTTGGGGTCGTGTGCTCTG cagtataattttttttcctttcaactCGGGATTTGATCTTGAAAAATGTCTGCAAATGGATTCTTGCTTGAAG GATCAATTCTCAGAAGACGAGGATGAGGACGTGGTTCGTGCTATTGGACTATCTCTTCAAGAATCAAAGGGAAAAGACATATATATAG ATTTGGAGTGTCATCAGAACGATGAAGTGGAAATACTTGCAGAAGTGCTGGAAGAAAGCACATTATCTTCTGCAGATTTGAG CACCAGCACTGAAGGCAGCGAACTGAAATGGTGGAAACTATTCAAGGAGTTCAATCCATCTGtccatacatcaaa GGGCACTTCTTGGTGGAGAAAGAGTAGCAAGCGGTGCAACACTCTTCTTTGTGATGTTTGTGAGGAACAA ATTAGCTCGGAGTGGTTAAGGTGTACCTACTGGGGCCAGACTGTCTGTAAAAAGCATATATCAGATGGAACTCCCTGCTGCTGTGCCTGTTCTAGATTTAAG ATAGGAGACATCAAGTATATCACTCTGAGTGATGGTCGACAACTTTGCCCTGATTGTCATTATACAGCAGTGATGGATCCTGAAGACTGTAAGCCCCTTCTTGATGAAGTTCACAGATTTTTCAAAGGATTAAACATGAAAATCAGATATTACATTCCAATTCTGCTAGTTGACCTAGAAGAGATAATCAGAATCCATAAAAAG AGCATACTTGGCTCGACGATTTATGAGAAATTTGAACTGAAAGCCGTAAATTAT GTTTCAAAATCAATACAAAGGGGTGAAAATGTTGAAGTGGTGAAAGAAGTAGAACAACTGCCTCCAGGACGCAAAGTGAGAGCAGTGCTGCTTTTATACGGCTTTCCAAA GTTGGCCATTGGATCAACTTTGGCTCATGAACTGATGCATGCTTGGATGCGCGTTCAAG GCTATAGAGGACTGGCCCTAAACATTGCAGAAGGTCTTTCTCAGGTTATGGCTCATAAGTGGCTAGAATGGCAATCTTTCACCGGCCATGACTACATGAAGGGTACAAGTGAAAAAGCTCAGTTCTTGAGAAATTTGAAAGAATTTATGAAAGATGGAATAGAGAGAAGATATTCTGAGGCATATGGTCATGGATTTAGAGAAGCAAAATGGGCAGTTGAACGTTATGGTTTAAGATACACACTCAAGCATATAGCTCGTAAGGGCAAGTTACCTGAATGA
- the LOC107008085 gene encoding protein DA1-related 1-like isoform X11, with protein MPFEVWGRVLCSIIFFPFNSGFDLEKCLQMDSCLKDQFSEDEDEDVVRAIGLSLQESKGKDIYIGSKSARVISNVAFSSHLFKLNCCPNLECHQNDEVEILAEVLEESTLSSADLSTSTEGSELKWWKLFKEFNPSVHTSKGTSWWRKSSKRCNTLLCDVCEEQISSEWLRCTYWGQTVCKKHISDGTPCCCACSRFKIGDIKYITLSDGRQLCPDCHYTAVMDPEDCKPLLDEVHRFFKGLNMKIRYYIPILLVDLEEIIRIHKKSILGSTIYEKFELKAVNYVSKSIQRGENVEVVKEVEQLPPGRKVRAVLLLYGFPKLAIGSTLAHELMHAWMRVQGYGS; from the exons ATGCCGTTTGAAGTTTGGGGTCGTGTGCTCTG cagtataattttttttcctttcaactCGGGATTTGATCTTGAAAAATGTCTGCAAATGGATTCTTGCTTGAAG GATCAATTCTCAGAAGACGAGGATGAGGACGTGGTTCGTGCTATTGGACTATCTCTTCAAGAATCAAAGGGAAAAGACATATATATAGGTAGTAAGTCAGCAAGGGTCATTAGTAATGTTGCCTTCTCATCTCACCTTTTTAAGCTCAATTGTTGTCCTA ATTTGGAGTGTCATCAGAACGATGAAGTGGAAATACTTGCAGAAGTGCTGGAAGAAAGCACATTATCTTCTGCAGATTTGAG CACCAGCACTGAAGGCAGCGAACTGAAATGGTGGAAACTATTCAAGGAGTTCAATCCATCTGtccatacatcaaa GGGCACTTCTTGGTGGAGAAAGAGTAGCAAGCGGTGCAACACTCTTCTTTGTGATGTTTGTGAGGAACAA ATTAGCTCGGAGTGGTTAAGGTGTACCTACTGGGGCCAGACTGTCTGTAAAAAGCATATATCAGATGGAACTCCCTGCTGCTGTGCCTGTTCTAGATTTAAG ATAGGAGACATCAAGTATATCACTCTGAGTGATGGTCGACAACTTTGCCCTGATTGTCATTATACAGCAGTGATGGATCCTGAAGACTGTAAGCCCCTTCTTGATGAAGTTCACAGATTTTTCAAAGGATTAAACATGAAAATCAGATATTACATTCCAATTCTGCTAGTTGACCTAGAAGAGATAATCAGAATCCATAAAAAG AGCATACTTGGCTCGACGATTTATGAGAAATTTGAACTGAAAGCCGTAAATTAT GTTTCAAAATCAATACAAAGGGGTGAAAATGTTGAAGTGGTGAAAGAAGTAGAACAACTGCCTCCAGGACGCAAAGTGAGAGCAGTGCTGCTTTTATACGGCTTTCCAAA GTTGGCCATTGGATCAACTTTGGCTCATGAACTGATGCATGCTTGGATGCGCGTTCAAG GTTATGGCTCATAA
- the LOC107008085 gene encoding protein DA1-like isoform X4, producing the protein MSANGFLLEGPSYQDQFSEDEDEDVVRAIGLSLQESKGKDIYIGSKSARVISNVAFSSHLFKLNCCPNLECHQNDEVEILAEVLEESTLSSADLSTSTEGSELKWWKLFKEFNPSVHTSKGTSWWRKSSKRCNTLLCDVCEEQISSEWLRCTYWGQTVCKKHISDGTPCCCACSRFKIGDIKYITLSDGRQLCPDCHYTAVMDPEDCKPLLDEVHRFFKGLNMKIRYYIPILLVDLEEIIRIHKKSILGSTIYEKFELKAVNYVSKSIQRGENVEVVKEVEQLPPGRKVRAVLLLYGFPKLAIGSTLAHELMHAWMRVQGYRGLALNIAEGLSQVMAHKWLEWQSFTGHDYMKGTSEKAQFLRNLKEFMKDGIERRYSEAYGHGFREAKWAVERYGLRYTLKHIARKGKLPE; encoded by the exons ATGTCTGCAAATGGATTCTTGCTTGAAGGTCCTTCTTACCAG GATCAATTCTCAGAAGACGAGGATGAGGACGTGGTTCGTGCTATTGGACTATCTCTTCAAGAATCAAAGGGAAAAGACATATATATAGGTAGTAAGTCAGCAAGGGTCATTAGTAATGTTGCCTTCTCATCTCACCTTTTTAAGCTCAATTGTTGTCCTA ATTTGGAGTGTCATCAGAACGATGAAGTGGAAATACTTGCAGAAGTGCTGGAAGAAAGCACATTATCTTCTGCAGATTTGAG CACCAGCACTGAAGGCAGCGAACTGAAATGGTGGAAACTATTCAAGGAGTTCAATCCATCTGtccatacatcaaa GGGCACTTCTTGGTGGAGAAAGAGTAGCAAGCGGTGCAACACTCTTCTTTGTGATGTTTGTGAGGAACAA ATTAGCTCGGAGTGGTTAAGGTGTACCTACTGGGGCCAGACTGTCTGTAAAAAGCATATATCAGATGGAACTCCCTGCTGCTGTGCCTGTTCTAGATTTAAG ATAGGAGACATCAAGTATATCACTCTGAGTGATGGTCGACAACTTTGCCCTGATTGTCATTATACAGCAGTGATGGATCCTGAAGACTGTAAGCCCCTTCTTGATGAAGTTCACAGATTTTTCAAAGGATTAAACATGAAAATCAGATATTACATTCCAATTCTGCTAGTTGACCTAGAAGAGATAATCAGAATCCATAAAAAG AGCATACTTGGCTCGACGATTTATGAGAAATTTGAACTGAAAGCCGTAAATTAT GTTTCAAAATCAATACAAAGGGGTGAAAATGTTGAAGTGGTGAAAGAAGTAGAACAACTGCCTCCAGGACGCAAAGTGAGAGCAGTGCTGCTTTTATACGGCTTTCCAAA GTTGGCCATTGGATCAACTTTGGCTCATGAACTGATGCATGCTTGGATGCGCGTTCAAG GCTATAGAGGACTGGCCCTAAACATTGCAGAAGGTCTTTCTCAGGTTATGGCTCATAAGTGGCTAGAATGGCAATCTTTCACCGGCCATGACTACATGAAGGGTACAAGTGAAAAAGCTCAGTTCTTGAGAAATTTGAAAGAATTTATGAAAGATGGAATAGAGAGAAGATATTCTGAGGCATATGGTCATGGATTTAGAGAAGCAAAATGGGCAGTTGAACGTTATGGTTTAAGATACACACTCAAGCATATAGCTCGTAAGGGCAAGTTACCTGAATGA